From the genome of Anticarsia gemmatalis isolate Benzon Research Colony breed Stoneville strain chromosome 13, ilAntGemm2 primary, whole genome shotgun sequence, one region includes:
- the LOC142977731 gene encoding uncharacterized protein LOC142977731, protein MCYICSCFSSALDCIQRSITFALTCILSCAVCFGLTLAIVAGIAYGYNYSMAEFITFTRSDVTVFMRRGQFYDKPDLPLPRRRTGESEEELFSNRTDNEQGEKRLADTWLKSQDTRNYAEKLTKYSPPKGSDVQSVPVLRAQEIAPIAVESMSQATAPPPQLPQIYHQLQKSFGKIPESDVISVAPNMLIPTLSWPSGSSQIVMRNFKPLDDINIPTMSAANTPEDQLSASTDLSLKSLGFVSSKQKTKGLPAHRRAGASKQGYIPMRVWTTSRRPVIPDYVTEEIDEDNIVYKPV, encoded by the exons ATCCATCACCTTTGCATTAACTTGCATCCTCAGCTGCGCGGTGTGCTTCGGTCTCACACTCGCCATCGTGGCAGGCATCGCCTACGGATACAACTACTCTATGGCTGAATTCATTACATTCACAC GCTCCGATGTGACAGTGTTTATGCGTCGTGGACAGTTCTACGATAAGCCTGATCTGCCACTCCCTAGGAGAAGGACAGGCGAGAGTGAAGAAGAAT TGTTCAGTAACCGAACTGATAATGAGCAGGGGGAAAAGCGTCTGGCAGACACGTGGCTGAAGAGTCAGGATACCAGGAACTACGCGGAGAAGTTGACTAAATACTCGCCCCCCAAGGGAAGTGACGTTCAAAGTGTCCCAGTGTTGCGTGCGCAAGAGATCGCGCCTATTGCTGTCGAGTCGATGAGCCAGGCGACGGCACCTCCACCACAG TTACCACAAATATATCATCAGCTTCAGaaaagttttggtaaaatcCCAGAATCGGACGTGATTTCGGTAGCACCTAACATGTTGATCCCGACATTATCGTGGCCTAGTGGGTCTTCGCAGATCGTGATGAGGAACTTCAAGCCATTAGATGATATAAACATACCGACCATGTCTGCGGCAAACACACCAGAAGACCAGCTCTCAGCGAGCACTGACTTGTCACTGAAGTCGTTGGGCTTCGTCAGCAGTAAACAGAAGACTAAAGGATTACCGGCACACAGGCGCGCTGGTGCTTCTAAACAAGG GTACATACCGATGCGCGTGTGGACAACATCCCGGCGTCCTGTCATACCTGACTATGTCACGGAAGAGATTGACGAAGACAACATCGTGTATAAACCTGTATAA